A stretch of the Papaver somniferum cultivar HN1 chromosome 6, ASM357369v1, whole genome shotgun sequence genome encodes the following:
- the LOC113290962 gene encoding uncharacterized protein LOC113290962: MYGQLLMGMFYKRKAEADKLELGQLVPSVLKLIKKMQKCTGHLRVNGEVYGRLYEVKNIETNILFQVDIVDKTCSCIQWQLRGIPCLHGVCVLMDMRINWDDYCNSCHLVDAMRATYAPEMGLLLGREEWDEPEDSFKMRPPIDIRKPGRPCKKRKRAYDEGHTENKVRSCTRCKTIGHNKRTCAGAPVRSNP, encoded by the exons ATGTATGGTCAACTACTTATGGGTATGTTTTATAAAAGAAAAGCTGAGGCTGATAAGTTGGAACTTGGACAGTTGGTGCCTAGTGTTTTGAAGTTGATCAAGAAGATGCAGAAATGCACAGGTCACTTGAGAGTTAATGGAGAAGTTTATGGCAGGTTATATGAGGTGAAGAACATTGAAACCAATATTCTATTTCAAGTTGATATTGTTGACAAAACTTGCAGTTGCATTCAGTGGCAACTTAGAGGAATTCCTTGCCTACATGGTGTATGTGTACTGATGGACATGAGAATTAATTGGGATGA TTATTGCAACAGCTGCCATCTGGTTGATGCCATGAGAGCTACTTATGCTCCTGAGATGGGTTTATTGCTAGGCAGAGAAGAATGGGATGAG CCAGAAGACAGTTTCAAAATGAGACCTCCTATTGACATCAGAAAACCAGGAAGACCATGTAAGAAGAGAAAGAGAGCTTATGATGAAGGTCACACAGAGAATAAGGTTAGAAGTTGTACAAGATGCAAGACAATTGGGCACAACAAGAGAACATGTGCTGGTGCACCTGTTAGATCTAATCCATAA
- the LOC113288084 gene encoding uncharacterized protein LOC113288084, translated as MAQILNLRSPLQTLNASSLKTSSPSSWSPCSSQLRFSTSYSRNQTNKWTSLQQKLNYRSRFSCFFSSNNRKEDQARKALEGALGGKKMEFEKWNKEIQKREESGGGDDGGGGGGWFGFGGSNDDHFWQEAQQASLAILGIILMYLVIAKGEVMLAVVFNPLLYALRGTRNGFTYITSRVLGKIYRGSSVDTSDDVPKENVYTQLSAKESVIGKWGSD; from the exons ATGGCTCAGATTCTTAACCTACGGTCTCCACTTCAAACCCTAAACGCTTCTTCCTTAAaaacatcatcaccatcatcctGGTCACCATGTTCATCTCAATTAAGATTCTCAACATCTTATAGTCGAAATCAAACCAATAAATGGACATCCCTTCAACAAAAACTCAATTACAGAAGCAGATTTTCTTGTTTCTTCTCATCAAACAATCGCAAAGAG GACCAAGCTCGGAAAGCTTTAGAAGGTGCTCTTGGAGGAAAGAAGATGGAGTTTGAGAAATGGAACAAGGAAATACAGAAAAGGGAGGAGAGCGGCGGTGGGGATGATGGCGGTGGTGGAGGTGGTTGGTTTGGATTTGGTGGGTCAAATGACGATCATTTCTGGCAGGAGGCGCAACAAGCTAGCCTTGCAATTTTGGGTATAATTTTGATG TATCTTGTGATAGCAAAGGGAGAAGTGATGCTTGCTGTTGTATTCAACCCATTGCTTTATGCTTTGAGGGGAACGCGAAATGGATTCACATATATAACCTCACGTGTTTTGGGAAAGATATATCGTGGCAGTTCTGTTGATACTTCTGATGATGTGCCTAAGGAGAACGTCTATACACAGTTGTCTGCTAAAGAAAGTGTGATTGGGAAATGGGGAAGTGACTGA